The following proteins are co-located in the Methanobacterium aggregans genome:
- a CDS encoding signal peptidase I codes for MSDKKEIISYIAIIIIGIILAQHMNVVVSGSMEPVFYRGDIVVIEKTDFLGLQELNANDLKVGDIVVYHATWFNEPVIHRIIQINQTSNGTKYFVIKGDNNPVPDPAVVYPNQIVAKVVTIGKNPLVIPRIGYITIWIRGL; via the coding sequence ATGTCAGATAAAAAGGAGATAATAAGCTACATCGCCATAATAATCATAGGAATCATTCTAGCCCAGCACATGAACGTGGTGGTTTCAGGAAGTATGGAACCTGTTTTTTACAGGGGAGATATTGTTGTAATCGAAAAAACAGATTTCTTAGGATTACAGGAACTGAATGCAAATGATTTGAAGGTTGGAGATATTGTTGTCTACCATGCCACATGGTTCAATGAACCTGTGATCCACAGGATCATTCAGATCAACCAGACATCCAATGGTACCAAGTACTTCGTTATCAAGGGGGACAACAACCCAGTTCCAGACCCTGCAGTCGTGTATCCTAACCAGATCGTTGCAAAGGTTGTAACCATCGGCAAAAATCCCTTGGTTATACCGAGAATAGGATACATAACTATTTGGATAAGGGGATTGTAA
- the argS gene encoding arginine--tRNA ligase: MYRILEKEAVNALKNAVGALGWELPDKIKVEEPPSPDMGDVASSIAFQLAKELKRSPMEITQEVLGKIETPSIFEKVESKGPYINFFADYEKFSKLVLESLDEDYGTLESKNTKIILEHTSANPNGPLHIGHIRNSIIGDSLTRILQKAGYKVETQYYVNDMGRQIAMIVWGLLNLDYEMDETGKSDHEIGKLYFNVNEVMRAKPELKGEINGILKKYEKGNDEKLEELFKGVVEKCVQGIKTTSERLNVHHDAFVWESTFIKNGDVASILKSLEGRIKTNEVPYLDLEEYGIDKELILARSDGTSLYATRDLAYHLYKSNNSDKMVDVLGSDHKLAVKQLSIVLEMIGGKAPEVIFYEFITLPEGSMSTRRGVFISVDDLMDEAVERAMKEIEARRSDLTDDEKTEIAEKVGIGAIRYFIARLSPEKHIVFKWDEALSFERGCASIQYSHARACKLLEKAGISEAVDPSAVEDWVLEDPAEIELVKIMSKFTNVIEESARINRVHPVAQYAMDLAGAFNKFYKSVPVIGSDKEDLRLLIVDKARITIRNSLELMGIDAPDSM, from the coding sequence ATGTACAGAATTCTGGAAAAAGAAGCAGTTAACGCGTTAAAAAATGCAGTCGGTGCCCTGGGATGGGAACTGCCTGATAAAATAAAGGTTGAAGAACCACCAAGCCCCGACATGGGCGATGTTGCAAGTTCCATTGCCTTTCAACTTGCAAAGGAACTTAAAAGGTCTCCAATGGAAATAACCCAGGAGGTACTTGGAAAAATTGAAACCCCATCCATTTTTGAGAAGGTGGAATCCAAGGGACCCTACATAAACTTCTTTGCAGACTACGAAAAGTTTTCAAAACTGGTTTTAGAGTCTTTAGATGAGGATTATGGAACCCTTGAATCAAAAAACACTAAAATAATCCTGGAACACACTTCAGCAAATCCAAACGGACCCCTTCACATCGGACATATACGTAACTCCATAATAGGCGATTCTTTAACGAGAATACTCCAAAAAGCGGGTTACAAGGTCGAAACACAGTACTACGTCAATGATATGGGTCGACAAATAGCCATGATAGTCTGGGGACTCTTAAACCTTGATTATGAGATGGATGAAACTGGAAAATCCGACCATGAAATTGGAAAGCTTTACTTCAATGTAAACGAGGTTATGCGTGCCAAACCGGAACTTAAAGGGGAGATCAACGGCATACTCAAGAAGTACGAGAAGGGAAATGATGAAAAACTGGAAGAACTCTTTAAAGGCGTTGTGGAAAAATGTGTCCAGGGTATAAAAACAACATCAGAACGTTTGAATGTTCACCACGATGCATTCGTATGGGAGAGCACCTTCATAAAAAATGGAGACGTTGCAAGTATTTTAAAATCCCTTGAAGGTCGTATAAAAACCAACGAGGTTCCTTACCTGGACCTTGAGGAGTATGGAATAGATAAAGAGCTGATACTTGCAAGATCAGATGGAACATCATTGTACGCCACAAGGGACCTTGCATATCACCTTTACAAATCCAATAACTCTGATAAGATGGTTGACGTGCTTGGATCTGACCATAAACTTGCAGTGAAACAGTTAAGCATTGTTCTGGAGATGATCGGAGGTAAAGCGCCGGAGGTCATATTCTACGAGTTCATAACATTACCAGAGGGATCAATGTCCACAAGGCGCGGTGTTTTCATCAGCGTGGATGACCTGATGGATGAAGCCGTTGAAAGGGCAATGAAGGAGATCGAAGCCAGAAGATCCGATCTTACAGATGATGAAAAGACTGAAATCGCAGAGAAAGTGGGAATTGGAGCTATAAGGTATTTCATAGCACGTTTATCTCCTGAAAAGCATATAGTATTTAAATGGGATGAAGCCCTGAGCTTTGAACGTGGCTGTGCATCCATACAGTACTCCCATGCCCGTGCATGCAAACTTCTGGAGAAGGCAGGCATTTCAGAGGCTGTTGATCCATCTGCTGTGGAGGATTGGGTTCTTGAAGATCCCGCTGAAATTGAACTTGTTAAGATCATGTCCAAGTTCACAAATGTTATAGAGGAATCTGCACGTATAAACAGGGTCCATCCGGTTGCACAGTACGCTATGGACCTTGCAGGTGCCTTCAATAAGTTCTACAAATCCGTTCCGGTTATTGGATCTGATAAAGAGGATTTAAGACTTTTAATTGTGGATAAGGCCAGAATAACCATCAGGAACTCCCTGGAACTTATGGGAATTGATGCTCCAGATTCAATGTGA